In Providencia rettgeri, the following proteins share a genomic window:
- the fliO gene encoding flagellar biosynthetic protein FliO — protein sequence MAISNQAEQAPTSVPFLSTTISPSEPNAPAIDHNDSLTQISGALGGIILLILAGAWLVKKLGFAPKKMGKAQIINVKSSCSLGNKERVVVVEVNNACLVLGVTAHNISLLHQYSPEPENTTVLPVEPLTFQSLLKKKQEAARFSASVTPMHK from the coding sequence ATGGCAATATCCAATCAAGCTGAGCAGGCACCAACATCTGTGCCTTTTTTATCAACAACCATTTCCCCCAGTGAACCTAATGCGCCGGCTATTGACCACAATGATAGCTTAACGCAGATATCGGGCGCTTTGGGGGGGATCATTTTATTGATATTAGCCGGTGCTTGGTTGGTGAAAAAATTAGGATTTGCGCCAAAGAAAATGGGTAAAGCGCAAATCATAAACGTCAAAAGTAGCTGCTCATTAGGTAATAAAGAGCGAGTTGTGGTTGTCGAGGTGAACAATGCGTGTTTGGTATTAGGTGTCACCGCACACAATATCAGTCTCTTACACCAGTACTCACCAGAACCTGAGAACACAACGGTATTGCCAGTTGAACCGCTCACATTTCAGTCTTTATTAAAGAAAAAACAAGAGGCTGCAAGATTTTCAGCTTCAGTGACACCTATGCATAAGTAA
- the fliN gene encoding flagellar motor switch protein FliN, whose protein sequence is MSEAKNSPDASTNHDSEDLWAEALEQQKKAESASAGAQAFDNFDGQNPINQLSDIDMIMDIPVRLSVELGRTKMTIKKLLSLSQGSVVSLDGLAGEPLDILINGYLIAQGEVVVVSDNYGIRITDIITPSERMRRLSR, encoded by the coding sequence ATGAGTGAGGCGAAGAATTCTCCTGATGCATCAACCAATCACGACAGTGAAGACCTATGGGCTGAAGCGCTGGAACAGCAAAAAAAAGCGGAATCCGCCTCAGCTGGTGCACAGGCTTTTGATAACTTTGATGGACAAAACCCAATAAACCAATTGTCCGATATCGATATGATCATGGACATCCCAGTGCGCCTTTCAGTGGAGCTGGGTCGCACTAAAATGACCATAAAAAAATTACTGAGCTTATCCCAAGGTTCTGTGGTGTCCCTGGATGGCTTAGCGGGTGAACCATTGGATATTTTAATCAATGGCTATTTAATCGCACAAGGTGAAGTGGTCGTGGTTTCAGATAATTACGGTATTCGTATTACTGACATCATTACGCCTTCCGAACGTATGCGCCGTTTAAGTCGTTAA
- the fliM gene encoding flagellar motor switch protein FliM, with protein sequence MSDNILSQAEIDALLNDDAPSSSTPVPETQGKDNVRPYDPNTQRRVIRERMQSLEIINERFARQFRMGLFNMLRRSPDITVGGIKIEPYHEFARNLPVPTNLNLIHMPPLRGTALFTFEPALVYIAVDNLFGGDGRFPVRQEGKEFTNTEQRIINRMLKLALGAYRDAWKPIADIEVEYVRSEIQVKFTNITTSPNDIVVTTPFLVEIGNTVGEFSICIPIAMIEPLRERLINPPMEQGHQENETWVTNLVTQVKRSELELVANFVDIPMRISRLLQLQKGDVIPIEKPDRLIVNVDGVPVLTSQYGTQNGQYALRVEHLINPVLNTLDEESTNE encoded by the coding sequence ATGAGCGATAATATTTTATCTCAGGCCGAAATTGATGCGCTGCTTAATGACGATGCGCCATCAAGCAGTACGCCTGTACCAGAGACGCAAGGGAAAGATAATGTTCGCCCTTACGACCCGAATACTCAACGCCGAGTTATTCGGGAACGAATGCAGTCTCTCGAAATCATTAATGAACGTTTTGCTCGCCAATTCCGTATGGGTTTGTTCAATATGTTACGTCGCAGCCCAGATATTACGGTGGGTGGGATTAAAATCGAACCTTATCACGAATTTGCACGTAATTTACCTGTCCCGACTAACTTGAACTTAATTCATATGCCGCCATTACGGGGCACAGCATTGTTTACCTTTGAGCCTGCGTTAGTTTATATCGCTGTCGACAACCTGTTTGGTGGAGATGGCCGTTTTCCGGTGCGCCAAGAAGGTAAAGAGTTTACCAATACTGAGCAACGCATTATCAATCGCATGTTGAAACTGGCCTTAGGGGCTTATCGCGATGCATGGAAACCGATTGCCGATATTGAAGTGGAATATGTGCGTTCTGAAATCCAAGTCAAATTCACCAATATCACGACGTCCCCAAATGACATCGTGGTCACCACACCGTTTTTAGTGGAGATAGGCAATACCGTTGGTGAATTCAGTATTTGTATTCCGATCGCCATGATTGAGCCATTGCGTGAGCGCTTAATTAACCCACCAATGGAACAAGGTCACCAAGAAAACGAAACTTGGGTAACCAACCTTGTTACCCAAGTGAAACGCTCTGAACTTGAATTGGTCGCCAACTTTGTTGACATTCCAATGCGAATTTCTCGTTTACTGCAACTGCAAAAAGGGGATGTGATCCCCATTGAGAAGCCTGACCGTCTCATCGTTAATGTTGATGGTGTTCCCGTATTAACCAGTCAATACGGTACTCAAAATGGCCAGTATGCATTGCGTGTAGAACATTTGATTAACCCTGTATTAAACACTCTAGATGAGGAAAGTACCAATGAGTGA
- the fliL gene encoding flagellar basal body-associated protein FliL, with product MSSSKKSNSSNKGLIILFALLALAGAGFGGYTWWTTQQGAQTDSEEEKRPNMPQPIFMELEPFTVNLTGAADAPDRVLYIHVTLRLANEKSRKQLHEYLPEVRSRLLLLLSEQKAKNIETHEGKLQLMKDIKQTLTPTLIPGDTDQDISDVLFTTFILR from the coding sequence ATGTCGTCGAGCAAAAAATCAAACAGTTCCAACAAAGGGTTGATTATTCTATTTGCCCTTCTAGCCCTTGCTGGCGCAGGGTTTGGGGGTTATACCTGGTGGACGACACAACAAGGTGCACAAACGGATAGTGAGGAAGAAAAGCGTCCGAATATGCCACAACCTATTTTTATGGAATTAGAGCCATTTACCGTCAATTTAACTGGTGCTGCTGATGCGCCTGATCGCGTGCTCTATATCCATGTGACTTTACGACTCGCGAATGAAAAATCGCGTAAACAGCTTCATGAATATCTCCCTGAAGTCCGTAGCCGGTTGTTACTGCTGCTTTCGGAGCAAAAAGCAAAAAATATCGAGACACATGAAGGTAAGTTGCAGTTAATGAAAGATATTAAGCAAACCCTCACCCCTACCCTGATCCCGGGGGATACCGATCAGGATATTTCTGATGTGTTATTCACTACTTTTATTCTGCGGTAA
- a CDS encoding flagellar hook-length control protein FliK yields MDINALNVPTASSTKNNNTQQNESRTDENQAPALPFQAMLDNQQPIEKQHVANQPVNEEALNKDIVDNKLAIASKETVEQTQVGQKNAENTIEQLNFSRSLRADSVQTALNTELLTGKDANEQAWLNNLKQSLTGQVQTVANTAIKTESHPVLGAFTQKMQHLTDNTNGIINDDDGKHLEGSQLQLAGEEDSPELGVFIKNEKEERRDQSHFPLDNQREIRGKNLTADFMPLNKKVSDKEPILNLQNVSSDALNQTAKGAFTLQTETGAFTTASSQHTTTMPVSMMPTATTTQAAAMNAPTATPTMHLASQLGSEAWQQQLSQHMLFFSRQGVSQAQIRLHPEELGSLNVHLRIEDNQAVMHFVSPHSHVRAVMESMMPVLRSALQESGIHLAQGSVGQDNLNHQSDNPQQGTHQPDGQIQATHPSMGAVGISEANATVSPITTALRQGGINTFA; encoded by the coding sequence ATGGATATCAATGCCCTGAATGTGCCAACTGCGTCATCAACTAAAAACAATAATACCCAACAAAATGAATCGCGCACTGATGAAAATCAAGCCCCTGCGCTTCCCTTCCAAGCCATGCTTGATAACCAGCAACCGATTGAAAAACAACATGTCGCCAATCAACCAGTCAATGAAGAAGCGCTTAACAAAGACATTGTTGACAACAAACTGGCAATAGCGAGTAAAGAAACGGTTGAACAAACCCAAGTTGGGCAAAAAAATGCTGAAAACACGATTGAACAACTGAATTTTAGCCGTAGCCTGCGTGCCGATAGCGTGCAAACTGCACTTAATACTGAGTTATTGACAGGCAAAGATGCCAACGAGCAAGCGTGGCTAAATAACTTAAAACAGTCATTAACTGGCCAAGTGCAAACGGTGGCGAATACGGCAATCAAAACTGAATCCCATCCAGTTTTAGGCGCGTTTACTCAAAAAATGCAGCATTTAACGGATAATACCAATGGCATCATTAATGACGATGATGGCAAACACCTTGAAGGTTCACAGCTACAGTTAGCAGGCGAAGAAGACAGCCCGGAACTTGGGGTATTTATTAAGAATGAAAAAGAAGAGCGTCGTGACCAATCTCATTTTCCCCTTGATAACCAACGCGAAATACGTGGCAAAAATTTAACTGCGGATTTTATGCCATTGAATAAAAAAGTGAGTGATAAAGAGCCCATATTGAACCTACAAAACGTATCAAGCGATGCCCTAAACCAGACCGCAAAAGGTGCATTTACGCTACAAACTGAAACGGGCGCGTTTACCACCGCATCTTCACAGCACACAACAACGATGCCAGTTAGTATGATGCCAACGGCAACGACCACACAGGCCGCTGCAATGAATGCGCCCACGGCAACACCAACTATGCATTTAGCCAGTCAATTAGGCAGCGAAGCGTGGCAGCAGCAATTAAGCCAACATATGCTGTTTTTCTCTCGCCAAGGGGTATCTCAGGCACAAATTCGTTTGCATCCAGAAGAGTTAGGCTCACTCAATGTGCATTTACGTATCGAAGATAACCAAGCCGTGATGCATTTTGTCTCCCCGCACAGTCATGTGCGAGCCGTTATGGAATCCATGATGCCAGTTTTGCGTAGCGCACTACAAGAAAGCGGCATCCACCTTGCTCAGGGCTCTGTCGGTCAAGATAATTTGAACCATCAGTCAGATAATCCGCAACAAGGTACCCACCAACCAGATGGACAAATTCAAGCAACACATCCATCCATGGGAGCTGTTGGTATTAGCGAAGCAAATGCAACTGTTTCACCAATAACTACAGCATTACGACAAGGTGGCATTAATACTTTTGCATAA
- the fliJ gene encoding flagellar export protein FliJ: MAKNNALTTLLTLAVEASEEAAKVLAQVRQTHTQMAQQLNMLENYQSEYRQKLNQTLHTGMESDKWQNYQQFLVTLELTIEQQQQQLNLWEQRVSEANRHWQEKQQRVNAFDTLIQRAEHTEYQRQNRLEQKQMDEFAQRATLRRPQ; encoded by the coding sequence ATGGCCAAAAATAATGCCTTAACAACATTACTCACCTTAGCCGTCGAAGCCTCAGAAGAAGCGGCTAAGGTGTTAGCTCAAGTGCGCCAAACCCATACACAAATGGCGCAGCAACTGAATATGTTGGAAAACTACCAATCCGAGTATCGTCAAAAGCTCAACCAAACTTTACATACGGGTATGGAATCGGATAAGTGGCAGAATTATCAGCAATTTTTGGTCACATTGGAGCTGACCATCGAACAACAGCAACAGCAGCTAAACTTATGGGAACAACGCGTTAGTGAAGCTAATCGTCATTGGCAAGAAAAACAACAGCGTGTCAATGCGTTCGACACATTAATTCAACGTGCTGAACATACTGAATACCAACGTCAAAACCGCTTAGAACAAAAACAAATGGACGAGTTTGCTCAGCGAGCAACTTTACGGAGACCTCAATAA